Sequence from the Rhizobium sp. TH2 genome:
CCGCGCTTCTCGCTTGATATCAGCCCGCAATCCTCCAGCACCTTGAGATGCTGGGCAAAGGAAGGGAGCGCCATGTCGAAGGGCTCGGCCAGGGCGCTGACCGGCACCTCGCCATCGGCCAGCCGCGACAGCACCGCGCGGCGGGTCGGATCGCTGAGGGCGTGAAAGGCGAGATCGAGAGGGGTCGAATGATAAGGCATGTGACGTGTTAAGACGCGATCGGGTGCTGGTCAAGAATAAAAAGGTACTTGCCTTAGTGATTGGCTCTAGATATGAAGGCACATGCCTTAGTATCTAATCTGCGCGATATCGGGGCGGTTACGCAACCCACGCACAAGGAGGACTCCAGTGGTAGTTCGTGTCGATCTCATGATCTCGCTCGATGGTTTCGCGACAACGACGGACCAGACGCCCGAAAACCCATTCGGCGACGATTGGGGGCGCCTCGTCGGCGCTTATGCCGCGACCCGGACATTCCGCGAGCGCGTGTTCAAGGATACCAGCGGGGCTGGAACCACCGGCATGGACGACGACTATGCGAAGGCCTATTTCGAGAATATTGGCGCCGAGATCATGGGCGCCGGCATGTTCGGGCTTCATAACTTCCCCGACGATCCGGGCTGGCGTGGCTGGTGGGGCGACGAGCCGCCGTTCCGGTGTCCGGTCTTCGTCCTCACCCACAAGCAACGGCCCTCGATCGAGATGGCCGGGAGCACGACTTTCCATTTCCTCAGCGCTACGCCTGAAGATGCGCTCCAGCGCGCTGTCAGTGTGGCTGGCGGCAAGGAT
This genomic interval carries:
- a CDS encoding helix-turn-helix transcriptional regulator encodes the protein MPYHSTPLDLAFHALSDPTRRAVLSRLADGEVPVSALAEPFDMALPSFAQHLKVLEDCGLISSEKRGRSRWCRLVQARFDEAADWMAAERLRWAQRLDRLEVYLDKTEEDVD
- a CDS encoding dihydrofolate reductase family protein; translation: MVVRVDLMISLDGFATTTDQTPENPFGDDWGRLVGAYAATRTFRERVFKDTSGAGTTGMDDDYAKAYFENIGAEIMGAGMFGLHNFPDDPGWRGWWGDEPPFRCPVFVLTHKQRPSIEMAGSTTFHFLSATPEDALQRAVSVAGGKDIRVGGGPTVVREFLKAGLVDRLHVAITPILLGRGINLWDDLRGLEAGYAVKSETAESGIIHLTFRR